In Capsicum annuum cultivar UCD-10X-F1 chromosome 8, UCD10Xv1.1, whole genome shotgun sequence, the genomic window tgtaaactaaaatgcattgcgtaggattttggcgTAACTAAGATTcgtttttttatgttagttgttactatttctattctataagtattttcttattggttaaaccgaaaatcgaaccgttaaggaccaaaaaccgataaactaaaaccgataagaaaatattttattggttggttattgattttccatatttaaaaaccgaaaaccgataaaccgaaccgaccgatgcacacccatGCCTTTATTACTTTTCCGACCACTTTTCCAATTTGTTCCTTTTTAACTAAGGCCTCCTAGACATCCAAAGTAGTCCTTACTAGTTTTCTTGCAGATATGTTTACCAAGTCTCACtgatcctcgtattaattacatccataacaagctcGCTACATATGCCTTATATGCACCAATTTGAGGGGAAGTGTTAGAATATTAGTAATAGGAATAGCATAAAGAAtactacttggaaaaggattgtaatgcaGTGTCCTATTTGAAAAAAGATTGGAAAGtaatgtctataaatagggtctcagtATAATCACGtagatacaacaattcaatagtatttttctcttatatttcttcaCACCAATGGAACATAAATAGCAAGGTAAGTTCCATCCATGCCTAGAGTAATACAAGCTCATTATTAGTTGTGAGGAAGCCGGAGGTATTTTCCAAGAAACAAGTTAACAGCATATGAGGCTGACGGCCTAAATAAGCAAATATTAAATGGAGAATATTGACACAAGGGAAAGAAGAGGGAAACGTCacaaatataaattttgttttCCTTTCATAAGATAAGTTGGGTTCactaaatgaaaattttcaattaagACCTACGGATTGTGTGCACGTATGTACGCACGCACACAAAGCTAACTATTCAAGGAAGTTAAATGTAAAAAGGatagagagaaaaagaggaagCTTGGATCATAATCCTGAATGTTGATTTGATGAATGGCAAGATTTTCTGGGATGGAAACAGCATCTCAACGTGTTACAGAAAGTTATGTGATGTTGGCAAGGGATTGAACTAGCAGCCAACCAGCTCTTTTATCAAAATACATGGGAATTTGCTAATGAACAAACCATTAAGAAGCAGCAGTCATGTTACAAAGAAATCACCAGCGTTCAGGACAAGAATAATATAGCATTTTATAAATTTACAGAGAGAAATAAGTGATGGGATGTAGATGGGTATAAATTAAATTGTGCATCTCAGGAGTCTTGGGAAGTAGAAATGGAATACGCGAGGTAAGGAGGTGAATGATAGGATGATGGTTATTAAGCTAGTTGTTGGATGACATACTTTTAACATAATTAGTGCTTACGCACCACAACTGGACTTGGACGAGAAGGTCAAAAGCACACTTGGACGAGATATCCCTCACACAGAGAAGAAATTCTTTGGAGAAGATTTAAATGGCCACACCGAGACAACTTCGATGGGCTACAATGATGTGCATAGTGATCTCGGTTTTGGGAATAGAAAGGAGTTTCGCTTTTGGATTTTGCAAGAGCTTTTTGATTTGGTGATAGCAGACTCGAGGAAGGAGAAGCACTTGGTCACCTTTCATAATACGGTGGCAAAGACTCAAATCGATCTACTCCTAAGGAAGAGTGATAAGAGGTTTATATAGGGACAGTAAGGTTATCCCGTGTGAGAACCTTACAACCCAGCACAAGCTCTTGGTAACGGATCAAAAGACTATAAGGAAGAGCTAAAAATCTATATGACCAACCAAGAttaggtgggggtgggggtgggggtgatcGACTAATGATAAGATCAGGAGTTGGGCAAGAAGTTGATGGCTATGGGGGCTTGGGAGATCAGTGGGGATGTAGATAGTATGTGGACTAGGACACAAATTGTATAGAGAAGCAGGGGTCTTGAAAAGTAACTTCGGAGGAAAAAGTTGTATAGGCTTACCAAAGCGAGAAAAAAAAGGGCCCGCGACCTAGACCAAGTGAAATGCATTAAAGATGAGGACAGATTATTGGGAAAGAAGCACACattaaaatcttaaatttagAGGGGGCTTAGGGGGCAATTCTTCGTAAGATGAGATGAGTGACTGAACCAAATGAGATTCTggagaaattttgaaaaaatgcaAGCAAAGCAGGTATAGAGTGGTCAATTGGGTTGCTTAATGTCATTTTTAGGACAGCTAAAATGCCCGAAGAATGGAGGTGGAATATAATGATCTCGTTGTATAAGAACGAAGGTGATATTCAAATTGCAAGTATAGGGGCATCCCACTACTAACCCATACTATGGAAGTATGGAAGAGGATGGTAAAGATGAGGGTGAGAAAGGATGTGTCTATTGTCGAGAACCATTCTCGATTCATGCCGGGGTGATCAACTACGGAAGTCATTCGTCTTTTCAGGAGATTGTTGGATCGGTATAGACATAGGAAAAGAAACTTACATATGGTGTTCATAGACCTAGAAAAGGCACACGATGAAGTCCCAATAAAAGTTCTAAGGAAAGTCTAGAGGCGTATATGTGGCATACATTGGAGTAAATAAAGACAAATATGATGGAGCCAAGACCAGTATGAAAACAGTGGGATGAGACTCAGAACACCTTCAAGTCGAGATAAAGTGACACCAGGGATGAACTCTTAGCCTGTTTTTATTTACCTTAGCGATGGATGAATATTTAGCGAAAGGTACCATGGCGTATGTTATTTGTAGATGACATAATATTGATTGACGGGACACAAGGTGAAGTTAACGATAGActagaggtttggagacaaagaCTAAAGTCTAAAGATTTCAAGTTGAGTAAAACTATATCAGAATACATGAATTAAAGATTTAAAGTTGAGTAAAACTATATCAGAATACATGAATCTAAAGATTTCAAGTTGAGGACTATAACAGAATACATGAAGTGTAAGTTTAATTATGCATCTCATAAGGCAAATTTGGACGTGAGGATTGATATACAAGTCATCCTAAAAAGGAGGCTTGAAATATCTTAAGGTCAATAATCCAAGGAAATTGGAATGGCGAGATCAATGATGATTTCACACATTGTATTGAAGCGGGGTAGATAAAATGGGGCTCACATTCGGTGTCCTATGTGATAAGAATGTGCCAACAAGACTTGAGACATAAGTTTTACATAGTTGTTGTTAGACCAACTATGTTGTACGAGGCAATGTTGTCAAAGGCATGTTTAAGCCCTAAAGCGACACAAAAAACATGTTCAGCGCTTTGCATCGCTTTGTGGCGCTTCAATGTCATCATCAAGGCTCTGAGGCATATTATTCCTTGTCAATGAGCGTAATCCTAAAAATGAGACATGAAACAactgatatttcactttatcgtaatattttcaatttctttgcCCATATATTAGTTATTCATGCTTATGATTATTAATCATGGACTACACATACatagttgtatttttttctccattttcacttttttatttaaagcccatgctttatttatgttttgtgCTTAAAGCACAAGGACTTTGGTGCTTTTTTGCACTTTTCGCTTTGATAACACTATGGAGTAGAGTGTTGCCTAGTAAAGAACTCACATGACTAGAAGATGGATGTAGCGGAATTGAGAATGCTTAGATTGATGTGATATACGAGGCAAGGTTGGAATGACTTCCGTGGTGGACAAAATACGAGGAGAGACTCAAATGATTTTGGCATGTTCATAGACGCCCGAGTGAGGTAGGAGAGGTCGCAATGATACATCCAAGTAGAGGTAGAGATAGATAGATGGAAGAAAAATTGGAGAGAGGTGAGTAGACAGGATAAAACCTATCTTAGCTCACCGATGACATAGCCCTAAAATAAGCAAGCATTAAGGTGAAGGATTATGGTAAATGGTTATAGGTAGTTAAGCAATGTCCCTCCCTTTCTGTGGGAGAGCACTCTTCTAGTTCAAAGCACCTTATTTGCTCCCCCTTCTCTCTACCATTTTTACTTTTGAAACAAGTAACAAGTATTCATCAGCATTAAAGGCATGCTGGCCACCTCCAAAAGTGTGATTACATAGATAGCTAATTACAAAAGACCTAGGAAATCCATTATTTGTACTTCATCTACTATACATTGCtctttacaccaaaaacataaaGTAGAAATACATTTTCCTTTAATCTTCTGGATGGAATTTGATCTTCCTTTGCATATTCTCTTATTTCTCTCCTTGCATATAGTCCACCATATGCAAGCCGAAACAGTTTTCACTATCTCTTTTGGCTTTTGCTTCCTTCCCTTCTAATCCAACAACTTCCCTTCTAATCCAACAACTCAACAGATCAGCAGTGTGTTCTGGCATTGTCCAGTTTTCTACAGCCAAGGGGATGAATAAGGATCAGACTTGGGAAGTCACCTTACAGTGGAggaaaaggtgtttttttgtttcaTTGGCTTCCATACAAAGAGGGCATATGGAGGCTAAATGAAGTTTCCTTTCCTGTAAGGCCTCTTGGGTGAGACATGCTTTCCCCATTACCAGGAAAAGCATCTCACTTTTGCGGGTGCCATGCTTCCTCAAGTAGCTTCCCAGGGCCCACTACTTCTTCCAACTAGCTCTAAAAGACCATCTTGTAGACTCTACTAACTGAGAATTTGCCATCTGTGTTGTGCCTCAATCTGATGGTATCAAGCTCATTGATAGTCCCTGTGAAGGTACCAATTCTACCAAGTAGAGCAGTCACTCGTTCTACCTCCCAGTCATTCAAAAGCCTTCTGATAATTAAGTTTCCTGAGTTGTCCAGATGTCCTCAATTGTGGTGTTTTGGTTGGTGCTGATGTTGCATAGGCTGGGGAAAGCTTCTTGTAATGTGCCCTGTCCATCCCAATTATCCTTCCAAAAAAGGATTTTGCTACCAGTACCCACTTGGAAGGTAATGTATTCCCCTAGGCTGGTGGTTCTCCATAACCCGACTCCATAAGTGTCAGTGGCTTCATcaatacacaacaacaacaacaacaacaaacccagtgtattcccacctggtggggtctgggggggtaagatgtacgcagtccatacctctacctctaaagaagtagaaaggctgtttccgatagacccccggctcaagtcacgagataccacacaaactcatagtaaagcacagaactagattacataacataaatacggcacccataagtattagaaaacagaggaaagcacacagattcgtaataaaacatggaacacggaaacATAACAAggataaaacccccaccaagtaattccctacactagcaacccaaaccggccctagtcttctgccctaattcgtgtcctccagaccttcctatctagggtcatgtcctcggtgagctgtaactgctccatgtcccgcctaatcacctcaccccagtacttcttcggcctacccctaccccgcctaaaaccatccaacgctagcctctcacacctacgaaccggggcatccatgcccctcctttTTATTATAAATGGAAGGGGgcatttactttttctttaacaaaTACACACActaacacacatacacacacaaactcaCGTACTAACACACACAAACATCAGCACTCTCTCTCTTTACCTTCTCTCTACCACTtctctctttaaaaaaaaaataaacagcCACACAACCACAGCTCCACTACCGCCGGTGGCCACCATCACCACATGCATCTCTCTCATCTCCTTACTACTTGCGACAAAACATGCCACCAGATCTGCTCCAGCCGTTGCCGCCCCTATTCTCCTTTTCTCCAGCAGACGAAACCTGCTGCTCCGGCGAATCACCACTCCGGCGACCACCACAGCCATACGCCGCCCTTTCCTCCCCActttttcctcattttcttgctgctcactctctcctctctctcctcTATTTGCTGTTGTAGCGCCAGGAAAGGGTCAAGTTTGATCAGAATTGGTGTGATTTTGGCGTTGCTCCGGCAAAAGCCGTTAAAGCAACGCCGTTTCGGTCactgatttattttttaatatatattaaatgtggTTGGTTGATTGTTAGCTTTGCAGATTTGGTCGGAGTTGTACATTCTCCGATGAACTTCATTTTTTGGTGGGGTTTCGTTATTTTTAACTGCATTTTACTGATATATTTGTATATTGTGGCTTATTCTTGTTGTTGCTGCTATATTTTCtccgtttttgattattttttccaCTGGTTGGCTATTGTGTTGAATCAGACATTATTTTTGGACTGTTGTGTCATTTACACATTTTTACTTAACTGATAAAGAATAAGATACTACACGTTACATAGCCAATGATATTATTTTTCCGTCGAATTTTTGAGGCCATCACATTACAAAGACAGATtttactttcctaaaatattattttacatcatggccgatgaagaaattatTTGTCGATTTTCGAGGCCTTCACAAATAAAAGGAAGAATTTTAtgtatacaaatacgtaacaaaaataaatattttcggGCGATGACGAAACTTTTATAATATCATGACAATacaaaaggttttatgattcATATCTTGGTAAGACGTTTTAGGACGTCCGATTAATCGAGCAACTACTTCGTAGCCATGGCGAGTCAAaactttatctgagcccactatttaacaaaaattatattttgaaatacgtatatgcacacatatttttttaatttattttaattattgtttatctGTTACTAATATTTATTAcgagtgtttatacaggttatcaAGAATATTTATTGggaatgacatacaaagaagactttaaattgtttctttatacttttttagatttttacaCTTGTATAAATGTTAAtcatagtgaaaattttattttttgggtgttGGGCGGgatattctatatatacataatttcatcgctttaggcaaaacttaggccgttaatatttatataaaataattaatttaatcaacTAATTCACACATTTACATAGTCTTTTCGTTAAAacaaacttttttattttgatttagtttatttgtttacatatatatactaatataattttgatttacGACAAAACATATATATTGTTACACTTAAATAAAAGAGTCAAGTTAATTAAacaggtttccttattttccttaaaaattaggtggtgactctgtacaaaattcaattcttttagagtccatgaGTCATGTTTTGTTTGACCTCAGATAAAAATAGGGCATGATAGAATGATGACTCTGCTGGGGAAGCACATCAGGTTCTAACCATGATAGACTCGATTTTTCAATCGAGGGAGGCATTTTTACATTTTGCATACGAttaaattctttgattctttatttgtttattgataatttttttacattatttttacaaattagtTTTGCTATTTAACAATTCtttgattcattatttatttagtaCAATATATCTGTACATTGTAAAAATTActataccttttttttatttaacaatAGTCACAATTTCATCGAGTCTTTGGCCGTACACTTCACACACTGTGGTTCACGCGGGAGGGGGGTGTCTTACACTCCctcaaactttctttgaaatttcATAGTTGGTGCATTTAAGTTAGTGTGCCTTTTCATAATTGTTCTGTTTTACTCTCAGCCGTTTAGGAAAATTTCTATTCTAGAAATAGGTCACGCCATGTACAAACTCACAGATAggtttgaactacgttttgacctgattcttgtcctgacaagatacgtaggcaaccctgtGTTAGGGTTCGGTCTCTTAactattttagaataatttctcCGATATTAAAACTGGGGCAATTTTCTGGAACAGTTCAAAAAGCGCTCTCCAAAATTCTTCAAGAGCGCAAATCAATAACTCCTTAAATCCAAATCTTAATTATATTAGTGACCAACCAGCCTACCTTCAGATACTCTCCCAATTTTGGTGCGAGAATATCTAACTTTTTCTTTCGAACGTCGTAAATCGTTAAATTTATGACGTATCGATCTATATTTTCAAAAGCaagaattcaattattttttttagttataataATCCCGCCAACTGcggtaaaataatgtcataatttctTCAGTATCTGACTTTTTTAATCTTGTCAGCATACTGAAGTTGTGTCAAAGTTCTTCCTATGCATGACATCCATTCTCTCGATCATTTGATCAGAAcaattttgatgttaaaatttttatttcttttcttttccgttcgtcttttatattattttcgaGAATGACCAGCATTTTTTTTACGATCATACATTGCACATACAAATTCACAAATTTTTCTGAACTACGCAGACCTGATTCTTGTattcacaagatacgtaggcaaccctaaaatgattcttttgaaaaatataaatgtttaaatatACATATACCCTAAAATgattcttttgaaaaatataaatgtttaaatatacatatacttttacataattttaaacatttatatttttcaaaagaatcattttatacttaatacataCTTTTTTCACATATCTCctcctctttgataaatttagtgtAGTTGAGTACCACAATTGTGGATCTCGAGGGGTGCCTAATCCCTTACCTtcgggataatttgaacccttaacTAGAATCTCAATCGttttttcgcagactaaaaacaTCAATCATACGTGTTAATAAATAAacaggtttccttattttccttaaaaattaggtggcgactttgtacaaaattcaattcttttagagtccatgaGTCATGTTTTGTTTGACCTCAGGTAAAAATAGGGCATGACAATCATCAGTGTTTCTAGCAACTTCTTTTGTCTCAGTATCACGTGTTTCTGTTGAGTGACACAATATAAGAGATCCCCTGAAGATGAAATGGTTGCTTAGTTTTCGACACACCTCCCAGAACCCCTTATTAGAAAACTTCAGTCTTGGCATATTAAAATATCCATTATGTTTGCTATATCCAGTCCCTTGACTGTGGCCGTGAACCTTTGAGTGTTAAGGTGATTTGACAGAATAATAAATAATCCCGTTTGGGGTAGCCATGGTTATCTACAAGATTTTACAAGCCGAAAGAAAATTTTCTGGCTGTATCCGATGAGgcaaaaaatatattcaacaaaGCATTAACCGAAAACCTGAAAGGCAaagcaaatactaaaataataagattcttagtttaaaaactaaataagattcttgttactttttttctttcataactgCACTAAAATTTATGGGGTTTAAATCACCTAGCTTATACACAAAGCCCTTAATTTTTATTGTAACATGCTCTCTTCAATATTGCTCCACTTTTCAATAATAGTCAGTACATCATTCTCTTTCAAAGCCATACTATCAGAGTATTAAGTTGATAAAATATATTGTATCACTTGCAACCTATCTCTGAAGTAAACAATCTTCTAAGAATTACCTCTATAGTGTGTGTTATTCAGTAGTTTCAAGTGCAATTTTAACATCATCAGATTCTGCCTTACAtttcaagttatgccccatgggcaagagttgacactgccttagtctgtaatgatttgacagatgacctataactcttgccccAAAGGCAAGACTGAGACatttatgccccatgggcaagagttgacactgtcatagtctgtaatgatttgatagttgacctataactcttgccctagaggtaAGACTTTGGCAGTTATGTACCATGGGGAATAGTTGACTATGGCTTACTCTGTAATAATTTTACTTGTTGaagatatatattctaaattaaattgttactaatcttttgttgtttcatttttcacAAGGGTTGTGCTTGGAATGGATGGAAAAGAAATGAGTATTGAGCAATACAATAAGGGACAATCAATTGAAATTATTGATAGAAATAGTGAGTTACAGGTTATCGAACCAATATTGAAAGCTGTAATAGCTGAAGAAATGGGGCAGCCATCCAAGATTAAGAGGGTACgacaaaaaagaaaaggatacTTGATGTCGAGACTACTCTCTTGAGACACAATGCCTCTTTGAATGAGGTAAATATCAAGTCGATCTTTATTGACAAACAAAATATGATGGAGTGCATGTCAAACATTGCAATTACACACAACATCCAATTTAAGGTTATTAAATCAAGTACAACAAGATATTCACTGTGATGTTTGAACGACAGCTGCGCGTGGCGATTTCATGCCTCGAAGATTGTTGATTCTTTGCTCTTTCAGGTTACTACATATGAAAAGGCTCACAGTTGCTCAGTTTATTTCATAACGTCTAACCACAGGAATGCAACATCAAAGGTCATATGTTACTACATACTAGAGCTTGGGCGTGACTCTAGTAATGTAATCACACCAAACTTCATAGTAGATGAAATGAGAAGGAAATACGAAATAAACATATCCTACAACAAAGGATGGCGAGCGATACAACATGCCTATACGGTGATAAAAGGAACCGCGGAAGAGAACTACAACAGGTTGCCATCGTATCTTCACATGATGAAAGAAAACAATCCAGACACATACACAAACATAAAGAGGGGCGTTGAGAACAAGTACAAATGTTATActgttgaaattaaaaacttttgcccaagaggcaaaagcttattctttaattgcactgattagattattaacatatatgtaactcttgcctcatgggcaagactaagtttagaaaattattgtataaattctataatgttgaaattgaaaacttttgcctaAGGGGCAaggtttattctttaattgcactgattagattattaacatatatgcaactcttacctcatgggcaagacttagtttagaaaactattgaaactaaaattttttgtccaagaggcaaaaatttattctttaattgcactgattggATTATTAAGATAtgtgcaactcttgcctcatgggcaagacttagtttagaaaattattaaaattgaaattttttgtcCAAGaggc contains:
- the LOC107879021 gene encoding uncharacterized protein LOC107879021; translation: MEYASAYAPQLDLDEKVKSTLGRDIPHTEKKFFGEDLNGHTETTSMGYNDVHSDLGFGNRKEFRFWILQELFDLVIADSRKEKHLVTFHNTVAKTQIDLLLRKSDKRFI